The Candidatus Arthromitus sp. SFB-mouse-Japan genome includes a region encoding these proteins:
- a CDS encoding LacI family DNA-binding transcriptional regulator: protein MVTIKDISDSLGISISSVSKALNGGTDISQKTREKVIEVANELGYIKKSISNKLNLKFGIIVDQNCDEYNKILNYDIIQGFNSEAIKDGNTTSIIYLKSSAKKICIDSIMRSNNLSGALLVLNNISDSIRKSILKLSYPLVMANSYLNIDKQNIGYVGIDMIDGMSKVVKYFIDRGYKDISFVNIKGNDYIYQDKLVGYIAALTSFGINYNPKNVLNVSSEEFDSQIVEFVKNIHVNAICADNDFTAYRILNILTRERYKVPEDISIIGFDNNFIFNCLNPSLSTVNYDKFELGVKSYFTLKSIVSGNSISKMQIKCDILERESTRI from the coding sequence ATGGTAACGATTAAGGATATATCGGATAGTTTAGGAATATCTATAAGTTCTGTTTCTAAAGCCCTCAATGGTGGAACAGATATAAGTCAAAAAACTAGAGAAAAAGTTATCGAAGTTGCAAATGAACTTGGATATATTAAAAAATCTATATCTAATAAACTTAATTTAAAATTTGGTATTATTGTTGATCAAAATTGTGATGAATATAACAAAATTTTAAATTATGATATAATACAGGGATTTAATAGTGAAGCTATTAAAGATGGAAATACTACGTCAATAATTTATTTGAAAAGTAGTGCTAAAAAAATATGTATAGATTCTATTATGAGATCTAATAATTTATCAGGAGCACTATTGGTGTTAAATAATATTTCAGATTCTATAAGAAAGTCTATACTTAAACTATCTTATCCTCTTGTTATGGCAAATAGTTATCTTAATATTGATAAACAGAACATAGGATATGTTGGCATTGATATGATAGATGGTATGAGTAAAGTTGTAAAGTATTTTATTGATAGAGGGTATAAGGATATAAGTTTTGTTAATATAAAAGGTAATGATTATATTTATCAAGATAAGCTTGTAGGATATATTGCAGCATTGACTTCTTTTGGGATAAATTATAACCCTAAAAATGTTTTAAATGTTTCTAGTGAAGAATTTGATTCACAAATAGTGGAGTTTGTAAAAAATATTCATGTTAATGCTATATGTGCAGATAATGATTTTACAGCATATAGAATTTTAAATATATTGACGAGAGAAAGATATAAGGTTCCTGAAGATATTTCTATAATAGGATTTGATAATAATTTTATTTTTAATTGTTTAAATCCATCTTTGTCTACTGTTAATTATGATAAATTTGAACTTGGTGTTAAGTCATATTTTACTCTTAAAAGTATAGTAAGTGGAAATAGTATAAGTAAAATGCAAATAAAGTGTGATATATTAGAAAGAGAGTCAACAAGGATTTAG
- a CDS encoding nucleoid-associated protein: MKIKEFKIEEGIIHVLDVNCDYPILNENYLNLSNEEINLFLTKHMEKILKDDELDLGQFCKEPEFILGVYRFLREEFSLIEVSKDISEKFFNILVEHGGGISCDLLFLKLKTEFGNALCMIKLDYMKNYIHKIDYVDDKMKIDIIPQYITLPSVSQRVNKACIFLRDSDDNFNLFFLDKSSTSVTKERTYFKDEFLNCERIYSNFSKTKDLIYFTEKWTRKNIKDDADKAFGIRELFKEKISNGDILNINSLAIDIFKDDKSSLESFIDFTEDNGIDGEIKIDKNYVLKKYERIRLKIDKDIDLYINKDSFYDINRFEVKRNGDGSLNMIIKYIINYNEK; this comes from the coding sequence TTGAAAATTAAAGAATTTAAAATAGAAGAGGGAATAATACATGTTCTTGATGTGAACTGTGATTATCCAATTTTAAATGAAAATTATTTAAATTTGTCGAATGAAGAGATAAATTTATTTTTAACAAAGCATATGGAAAAAATTTTAAAAGATGATGAGCTTGATTTGGGACAATTTTGCAAGGAACCTGAATTTATATTAGGTGTTTATAGATTTTTAAGAGAAGAATTTAGTTTAATTGAGGTATCAAAGGATATATCAGAGAAATTTTTTAATATTTTAGTTGAGCATGGTGGGGGTATTTCTTGTGATCTTTTATTTTTAAAGCTTAAAACTGAGTTTGGCAATGCCTTATGTATGATAAAATTAGATTATATGAAAAATTATATACACAAGATTGATTATGTTGATGATAAAATGAAGATAGATATAATTCCTCAATATATTACTCTCCCAAGTGTATCTCAGAGAGTGAATAAAGCGTGTATTTTCTTAAGAGATTCAGATGATAATTTTAATTTATTTTTTTTGGATAAGTCATCTACAAGTGTTACAAAAGAGAGAACTTATTTTAAGGATGAATTTTTAAATTGTGAGAGGATATATTCTAATTTTTCAAAGACTAAGGATTTAATTTATTTTACGGAAAAATGGACACGTAAAAATATAAAGGATGATGCAGATAAAGCATTTGGAATTAGGGAGTTATTTAAGGAGAAAATATCAAATGGAGATATTTTAAATATAAATTCTTTAGCTATAGATATTTTTAAAGATGATAAGAGTAGTCTTGAGAGTTTCATTGATTTTACAGAGGATAATGGAATAGATGGAGAAATTAAGATTGATAAGAATTATGTATTAAAAAAATATGAGAGAATCAGATTGAAAATAGATAAGGACATAGATCTTTATATTAATAAGGATTCTTTTTATGATATAAATAGATTTGAGGTTAAAAGAAATGGTGATGGAAGTCTTAATATGATTATTAAATACATAATTAATTATAATGAGAAATAG
- a CDS encoding M3 family oligoendopeptidase: protein MKWNLDSIYGGFSSDKFKSDLLFLKKSIERFKRFKGISLKCKKDDEIISILENIFSEYDEIYILFTKLSSFVFLNMACDSNNKEAMDNDCVLKNIYVDVALIDFIITKVLSTSDNVLSILNKSDMLVEYSFLIRELIDNSKYLLSDEVEETMVSLLNYGAISYSTLQDTLISKYKVELNIDGCIREIPLTECRAMLENSNRSLRFEALKAEKKLYRYMEDPISFALNNIKKSVIYDNKKRGYDSPLSKSLRDNRISEKTFDSLISVMRESLPLFRDFLKLKGRIIGDKHNKIYYSDLFVQTLESKNKIDFSYARDFLIRNFYDFSTRVGDFVKNAFDNNWIDSDIYEGKVGGAFCSNINSIKESRILLNFNNSYDSIFTLAHELGHAYHGELIKNERILNTDYPMTIAETASIFFETLICDKAFNSVDEREKIIILEYELNSATQVIVDIYSRFLFERDVFERCENEFLTSDNLNSIMLNAQKEAYGDSMHHEYFKEAWIYKSHYYDFNYNFYNYPYAFGLLFSLGIYDCYLNNSNDFHVKYEELLSKSGKNNLEDLGEIFNIDVSDKDFFRRSIEILKNKYYKYKDLVL, encoded by the coding sequence ATGAAGTGGAATTTAGACAGTATATATGGAGGATTTTCTTCAGACAAGTTTAAAAGTGATTTATTATTTCTTAAGAAAAGCATTGAGAGATTTAAGAGGTTTAAAGGGATTAGCCTTAAATGTAAAAAAGATGACGAGATTATAAGCATTCTTGAGAATATATTTTCAGAATATGATGAAATTTATATTTTATTTACGAAACTATCATCTTTTGTATTCTTAAATATGGCATGTGATTCTAATAATAAAGAGGCTATGGATAATGACTGTGTGTTAAAAAATATTTATGTTGATGTAGCTTTAATAGATTTTATAATAACTAAGGTATTGTCAACTAGTGATAATGTTTTATCTATACTGAATAAAAGCGATATGTTAGTTGAATATTCTTTTTTGATACGAGAACTTATTGATAATTCAAAATATTTATTATCAGATGAAGTAGAGGAGACTATGGTATCTCTTTTAAATTATGGTGCAATATCTTATTCTACACTTCAAGATACATTGATATCTAAATATAAAGTTGAACTTAATATAGATGGTTGTATTAGAGAGATACCTCTCACAGAATGTAGGGCTATGCTTGAAAATTCAAATAGGAGTTTAAGATTTGAAGCATTAAAGGCAGAAAAAAAGTTGTATAGGTATATGGAGGATCCAATATCGTTTGCATTAAATAACATTAAGAAAAGTGTTATATATGATAATAAAAAAAGGGGATATGATTCACCTTTGAGTAAATCTTTGAGGGATAATAGAATTTCTGAAAAAACTTTTGATTCGTTAATTAGTGTTATGCGTGAGAGTTTACCACTATTTAGAGATTTTCTTAAACTTAAGGGAAGGATTATTGGAGATAAACATAATAAGATTTATTATAGTGATTTATTTGTTCAGACTCTTGAATCTAAAAATAAGATAGACTTTTCTTATGCGAGGGATTTTTTAATAAGGAATTTTTATGATTTTTCTACTAGGGTTGGTGATTTTGTAAAGAATGCTTTTGATAATAATTGGATAGACTCCGATATTTATGAAGGAAAGGTTGGAGGCGCATTTTGTTCAAATATTAACTCTATTAAGGAGAGTAGGATTTTATTGAATTTTAATAATTCATATGATTCTATATTTACACTTGCTCATGAGCTTGGACATGCTTATCATGGAGAACTTATTAAAAATGAGAGAATATTAAATACAGATTACCCTATGACAATTGCCGAAACAGCATCCATTTTTTTTGAAACTCTAATTTGTGATAAGGCATTTAATAGTGTAGATGAGAGAGAAAAAATTATTATTTTAGAATATGAACTAAATAGTGCTACCCAAGTAATTGTTGATATATATAGTAGATTTTTATTTGAAAGAGATGTATTTGAGAGATGTGAAAATGAATTTTTAACTTCAGATAATTTGAATTCTATTATGCTAAATGCTCAAAAAGAAGCTTACGGGGATTCAATGCATCATGAATATTTTAAGGAAGCATGGATTTATAAATCTCATTATTATGATTTTAATTATAATTTTTATAATTATCCATATGCTTTTGGATTACTTTTTTCACTTGGAATTTATGATTGTTATTTGAATAATAGTAATGATTTTCATGTAAAATATGAAGAATTACTTAGTAAGTCTGGGAAGAATAATTTAGAGGATTTAGGAGAAATATTTAATATTGATGTAAGTGATAAGGACTTTTTTAGAAGATCTATAGAAATATTAAAAAATAAATATTATAAATACAAAGATTTAGTTTTGTAG